In Nakamurella flava, the following are encoded in one genomic region:
- a CDS encoding LamB/YcsF family protein — translation MGNGTAVDLNSDVGESFGQWSLGDDDALLTLVTSANVACGFHAGDPTTLRRTCATAADRGVAVGAQVGYRDLAGFGRRFIDYDPLELADDIVYQIGALQGLAGVAGTRVRYVKPHGALYNAAVHHAGQARAVVDAVRAVDASLPILGLPGSALLAAAEDAGLTTVREAFADRAYTPEGTLVSRREPGAVLHDPAAVAERVVTLVTTGRLTAIDGTSVAVAADSVCVHGDSPGAVAMARAVREALAGAGVAVRAFA, via the coding sequence ATGGGCAACGGCACCGCCGTCGACCTGAACAGTGACGTCGGGGAGTCGTTCGGGCAGTGGTCGCTGGGTGACGACGACGCCCTGCTGACCCTGGTCACGAGCGCGAACGTCGCGTGCGGGTTCCACGCAGGTGACCCGACCACGCTGCGCCGCACCTGCGCGACCGCCGCCGACCGGGGCGTGGCCGTCGGCGCCCAGGTCGGCTACCGGGATCTCGCCGGGTTCGGGCGGCGGTTCATCGACTACGACCCCCTCGAGCTGGCGGACGACATCGTCTACCAGATCGGCGCTCTGCAGGGCCTGGCCGGCGTCGCCGGCACCCGCGTCCGCTACGTCAAGCCGCACGGGGCCCTCTACAACGCCGCCGTCCACCATGCCGGGCAGGCCCGGGCCGTGGTCGACGCCGTCCGGGCGGTCGATGCGTCGCTGCCGATCCTCGGCCTGCCCGGATCTGCGTTGCTGGCGGCCGCCGAGGACGCCGGGCTGACGACCGTGCGGGAGGCGTTCGCCGATCGCGCCTACACCCCGGAGGGCACCCTGGTGTCCCGCCGGGAGCCGGGTGCGGTGCTGCACGACCCGGCCGCGGTGGCCGAGCGGGTGGTCACCCTCGTCACCACCGGCCGGCTCACCGCGATCGACGGAACGTCGGTGGCAGTGGCCGCCGACAGCGTCTGCGTGCACGGCGACAGCCCGGGCGCGGTCGCCATGGCCCGGGCGGTCCGAGAAGCGTTGGCCGGGGCCGGAGTTGCCGTGAGGGCGTTCGCGTGA
- a CDS encoding glutamate decarboxylase, translated as MPLHNGASEPVRRSHSNPLVTLANPAIGDEVRLPDNKLSEDPVPAEVAYRLIHDELLLDGSARLNLATFVTTWMEPHAQQLMADCADKNMIDKDEYPQTAEVERRCVAILADLWHAPHPEHATGCSTTGSSEACMLAGMALKRRWAARVRAAGGDPRTRTPNLVMGANVQVCWEKFCRYWDVEPRTVPMEGDRFHLDAAGAVAHCDEDTIGVVAILGSTFDGSYEPVAEICAALDELAAGGGPDVQVHVDGASGGMIAPFLDPDLEWDFRLPRVASINTSGHKYGLVYPGVGWVLWRDADALPEDLIFRVNYLGGDMPTFALNFSRPGAEVIAQYYNFFRLGFSGFVAVQQASRDVATGLAERIDAMPQFRCLTRGDELPVFAFTTTDDVQGWDVFAVSRRLRERGWQVPAYTFPENRTDLAVLRVVCRNGFSLDLADLFFADLQRAVADLEKDAHSGGQLSGPSGFRH; from the coding sequence ATGCCTCTGCACAACGGTGCGTCCGAGCCGGTCCGTCGCTCCCACAGCAATCCGCTGGTCACCCTGGCCAACCCGGCCATCGGCGACGAGGTGCGGCTGCCCGACAACAAGCTGTCGGAGGATCCGGTCCCGGCGGAGGTCGCCTACCGGTTGATCCACGACGAGCTGCTGCTCGACGGCAGCGCCCGGCTCAACCTGGCCACGTTCGTCACCACGTGGATGGAGCCGCACGCCCAGCAGCTGATGGCCGACTGCGCCGACAAGAACATGATCGACAAGGACGAGTACCCGCAGACCGCCGAGGTGGAGCGGCGGTGCGTGGCGATCCTGGCCGATCTGTGGCACGCCCCGCATCCCGAGCACGCGACGGGATGTTCGACGACGGGGTCCAGTGAGGCCTGCATGCTGGCGGGGATGGCGCTCAAGCGCCGGTGGGCGGCCCGGGTCCGTGCGGCCGGCGGTGACCCGCGGACGCGCACCCCGAACCTGGTGATGGGCGCCAACGTCCAGGTCTGCTGGGAGAAGTTCTGCCGGTACTGGGACGTCGAGCCGCGCACGGTGCCCATGGAGGGCGACCGCTTCCACCTCGACGCGGCCGGCGCGGTGGCCCACTGCGACGAGGACACCATCGGGGTGGTCGCCATCCTGGGGTCGACCTTCGACGGCAGCTACGAGCCGGTCGCCGAGATCTGCGCCGCGCTGGACGAGCTGGCCGCCGGCGGTGGACCCGACGTGCAGGTCCACGTCGACGGGGCGTCGGGCGGGATGATCGCCCCGTTCCTGGACCCGGACCTGGAATGGGACTTCCGGCTGCCCCGGGTGGCATCCATCAACACCTCCGGCCACAAGTACGGCCTGGTGTACCCGGGCGTCGGCTGGGTGCTCTGGCGGGACGCCGACGCGCTCCCCGAGGACCTGATCTTCCGCGTCAACTACCTCGGTGGGGACATGCCCACGTTCGCGCTCAACTTCTCCCGGCCGGGCGCCGAGGTCATCGCCCAGTACTACAACTTCTTCCGCCTCGGCTTCTCCGGATTCGTCGCCGTCCAGCAGGCCAGCCGCGACGTCGCGACCGGGCTGGCCGAGCGCATCGACGCCATGCCCCAGTTCCGCTGCCTCACCCGGGGTGACGAGCTGCCGGTCTTCGCCTTCACCACCACCGACGACGTCCAGGGATGGGATGTCTTCGCGGTGTCCCGGCGGCTGCGGGAACGGGGCTGGCAGGTGCCGGCGTACACGTTCCCGGAGAACCGGACCGACCTGGCGGTGCTCCGGGTGGTCTGCCGCAACGGCTTCTCCCTCGACTTGGCCGACCTGTTCTTCGCCGATCTGCAGCGCGCCGTCGCCGACCTCGAGAAGGACGCGCACTCCGGGGGTCAGTTGTCCGGCCCGAGCGGCTTCCGGCACTGA
- a CDS encoding carbon starvation CstA family protein — MTLQARESVEDGVEYVRTDPDRPPVAVRENFAWTPAKRLTYAAIALLGGIAWVMIAVVRGEHVNAVWFVFAAVCTYVIAFRFYARLIEYRVVRPRDERATPAEKYENGKDFMPTDRRVLFGHHFAAIAGAGPLVGPVLAAQMGYLPGTIWIIVGVVVAGAVQDYLVLSISIRRRGRSLGQMARDELGRVGGIAAMIAVFVIMIILIAVLALVVVNALAESPWGVFSIAMTIPIALFMGCYLRYWRPGKVSEVSLIGVVLLLLAIVAGGWVAETEWGADVFTLSKVTIAWWILIYGLAASVLPVWLLLAPRDYLSTFMKVGTIVLLAVGILIARPEMQMPAITPFAGAGNGPAFAGSLFPFLFITIACGALSGFHALISSGTTPKLIEKESQAKVIGYGGMLTESFVAIMALITACVLDQHLYFAMNAPLGLTGGTPETAAAYVNGLGLNGVNISPEVFAKAAEDVGEESIISRTGGAPTLAFGMSEIMHEVIGGEGLKSFWYHFAIMFEALFILTTVDAGTRVARFMLSDSIGNIPGPARKFRDPSWRVGAWVCSLIVVGLWGAILLMGVTDPLGGINTLFPLFGIANQLLAAVALTVVFCVLIKKQLYKWCWIAGVPLVWDLVVTMTASYQKIFSSVPAIGYWAQHSAFKAAQERGEQSFGTARTPEAIEAVIRNTFIQGTLSILFASLVIVVVLAGAAVCVKSIRAGGLPTSEEPDEPSQLFAPKSFVPTAAEKRIEKEWADAGLVRERAGH; from the coding sequence ATGACGCTGCAGGCGAGGGAATCTGTCGAGGACGGCGTCGAGTACGTCCGCACCGACCCGGACAGACCACCGGTGGCGGTGCGCGAGAACTTCGCCTGGACACCGGCGAAACGCCTGACCTACGCGGCGATCGCGCTGCTCGGCGGCATCGCCTGGGTGATGATCGCCGTGGTCCGCGGCGAGCACGTCAACGCCGTGTGGTTCGTGTTCGCCGCCGTCTGCACGTACGTCATCGCCTTCCGCTTCTACGCCCGGTTGATCGAGTACCGGGTGGTCCGTCCCCGCGACGAGCGGGCGACCCCGGCCGAGAAGTACGAGAACGGCAAGGACTTCATGCCGACCGATCGGCGGGTGCTGTTCGGGCACCACTTCGCCGCGATCGCCGGGGCCGGGCCGCTGGTCGGGCCGGTGCTGGCCGCACAGATGGGGTACCTGCCCGGAACCATCTGGATCATCGTGGGTGTCGTCGTCGCCGGCGCCGTGCAGGACTACCTGGTGCTGTCGATCTCCATCCGTCGCCGTGGTCGCAGCCTCGGCCAGATGGCCCGGGACGAGCTCGGCCGGGTCGGCGGGATCGCCGCCATGATCGCCGTTTTCGTCATCATGATCATCCTCATCGCGGTGCTCGCGCTGGTCGTCGTCAACGCCCTGGCCGAGAGCCCCTGGGGTGTCTTCTCCATCGCGATGACCATCCCGATCGCCCTATTCATGGGCTGCTACCTGCGGTACTGGCGGCCGGGCAAGGTCTCCGAGGTCTCCCTCATCGGTGTTGTCCTGCTGCTGCTGGCCATCGTGGCCGGCGGCTGGGTCGCCGAGACCGAGTGGGGCGCCGACGTCTTCACGTTGTCAAAGGTGACCATCGCCTGGTGGATCCTGATCTACGGCCTGGCCGCGTCGGTGTTGCCGGTGTGGCTGCTGCTGGCCCCGCGCGACTACCTGTCGACGTTCATGAAGGTCGGCACCATCGTGCTGCTGGCCGTCGGCATCCTGATCGCCCGGCCGGAGATGCAGATGCCGGCGATCACGCCGTTCGCCGGCGCCGGCAACGGACCGGCCTTCGCCGGCAGCCTGTTCCCGTTCCTGTTCATCACCATCGCCTGCGGCGCGCTGTCCGGGTTCCACGCGCTCATCTCGTCGGGTACGACGCCCAAGCTGATCGAGAAGGAGAGCCAGGCCAAGGTCATCGGCTACGGCGGCATGCTCACCGAGTCGTTCGTCGCGATCATGGCCCTGATCACCGCCTGCGTGCTCGACCAGCATCTGTACTTCGCGATGAACGCCCCGCTCGGTCTGACCGGCGGGACGCCGGAGACCGCGGCGGCCTACGTCAACGGGCTAGGGCTGAACGGCGTGAACATCTCCCCCGAGGTGTTCGCCAAGGCCGCGGAGGACGTCGGCGAGGAGTCGATCATCTCCCGCACTGGCGGCGCCCCCACGCTGGCCTTCGGGATGAGCGAGATCATGCACGAGGTGATCGGCGGCGAGGGTCTGAAGTCGTTCTGGTACCACTTCGCGATCATGTTCGAGGCGCTGTTCATCCTCACCACCGTCGACGCCGGCACCCGGGTCGCCCGCTTCATGCTCTCGGACTCGATCGGCAACATCCCCGGCCCGGCCCGCAAGTTCCGTGACCCGTCCTGGCGGGTCGGCGCCTGGGTCTGCTCGCTGATCGTCGTCGGCCTGTGGGGCGCCATCCTGCTGATGGGCGTGACGGACCCGCTGGGCGGGATCAACACGCTCTTCCCGCTGTTCGGTATCGCCAACCAGCTGCTGGCCGCCGTCGCGCTGACCGTCGTCTTCTGCGTGCTGATCAAGAAGCAGCTCTACAAGTGGTGCTGGATCGCCGGCGTCCCGTTGGTCTGGGACCTGGTCGTGACCATGACGGCGTCCTACCAGAAGATCTTTTCGTCGGTCCCGGCCATCGGGTACTGGGCGCAGCACTCGGCGTTCAAGGCCGCGCAGGAGCGGGGCGAACAGAGCTTCGGCACCGCCCGGACCCCGGAGGCGATCGAGGCGGTCATCCGTAACACCTTCATCCAGGGAACGCTGTCGATCCTGTTCGCCTCGCTGGTCATCGTGGTCGTGCTGGCCGGCGCGGCGGTGTGCGTGAAGTCGATCCGGGCGGGCGGTCTGCCGACCTCCGAGGAGCCCGACGAGCCGTCCCAGCTGTTCGCACCCAAGAGTTTCGTGCCGACGGCGGCCGAGAAGCGGATCGAGAAGGAATGGGCCGACGCCGGCCTGGTCCGCGAACGGGCCGGTCACTAG
- a CDS encoding HD domain-containing protein, with protein sequence MKDQGPDDSTAPASVLDDDAEETDLTERARKTARKLLRKELPERWQHTLGVARRAAELAGAVPRDEGPLLIAAAWLHDIGYSSELQLTGFHPIDGGLYLRERGWDPRLVALVAHHSGARYVPVDRGFSEIMATFPFEESPLSDALTYADQTVGPNGVRMTVEYRIAEAITRHGPNSPNARARVDRVPYLLAAAQRVRDRLHHVGQPAVRPGQ encoded by the coding sequence GTGAAGGACCAGGGCCCCGACGACTCCACGGCACCCGCATCGGTGCTCGACGACGATGCCGAAGAGACCGATCTGACCGAACGGGCCCGCAAGACGGCGCGCAAGCTGCTGCGCAAGGAACTCCCCGAGCGCTGGCAGCACACGCTGGGGGTGGCCCGGCGGGCCGCCGAACTGGCCGGTGCAGTGCCCCGTGACGAGGGCCCGCTGCTGATCGCCGCCGCCTGGCTGCACGACATCGGCTACTCCTCCGAACTGCAGCTCACCGGCTTTCACCCCATCGACGGCGGCCTGTACCTGCGAGAACGCGGGTGGGACCCCCGGTTGGTCGCGTTGGTCGCACATCACTCCGGCGCCCGGTACGTCCCCGTCGACCGCGGCTTCTCCGAGATCATGGCGACGTTCCCCTTCGAGGAATCGCCGTTGTCGGACGCGCTGACCTACGCGGACCAGACCGTCGGCCCCAACGGCGTCCGGATGACGGTGGAGTACCGCATCGCCGAGGCCATCACCCGGCACGGCCCCAACTCGCCGAACGCCCGGGCCCGGGTGGATCGGGTGCCGTACCTGCTGGCCGCGGCTCAGCGGGTCCGGGACCGGCTGCACCACGTCGGCCAACCGGCCGTCCGACCCGGCCAGTAG
- a CDS encoding AAA family ATPase: MTGTVPKSTAASAGAGAPLAPTGEPLDLGPVSGATRETIETLVALLGGVRNAVGEPPSWSAKYLQVPLNEVAAFRRLASALKLPMIGAVLARYMDEFADRIVVAGVAPEKAPRWALLDTGGDHPTPIPGQMNVYFPADTILPVPCVASIDDYEWGERGIIYYLRRADQSFGEPLAARFEQEARGDNNPLRGLVLNATVDSGRLAMSTVKASGASRADVVLPEAVWTELDLFLSTTTTRRELLQRLGLGTSRGLLLTGAPGVGKTSVIRALATELTQRMTIILASSEVVTDYIRELYDDIELLGPTVVVLEDIDLITGRRRGGEVSAPLTEFLNTLDGVRSRQDVLTVATTNDPLALDAAAIRPGRIDTVLEIPKPDRSARADMLRLYLTRIEERSGEQDPGERRRIVGGVDVDAVAGAVDDVSGADLHEIVRRTVLEFGQDLTTERMLGVARGGRWKPAAPVGNYL, encoded by the coding sequence ATGACAGGCACCGTCCCGAAGAGCACCGCAGCGTCCGCCGGGGCGGGCGCGCCGCTGGCTCCGACGGGTGAACCGTTGGATCTGGGGCCGGTGAGCGGGGCCACCCGCGAGACGATCGAGACCCTTGTCGCCCTGCTGGGCGGGGTACGGAACGCGGTCGGCGAGCCGCCGTCGTGGTCTGCGAAGTACCTGCAGGTGCCGCTGAACGAGGTGGCCGCGTTCCGGCGGCTGGCCTCCGCGCTCAAGCTGCCGATGATCGGGGCCGTGCTGGCCCGGTACATGGACGAGTTCGCCGACCGGATCGTGGTGGCCGGGGTCGCCCCCGAGAAGGCCCCGCGGTGGGCACTGCTCGACACCGGCGGCGACCATCCGACCCCGATCCCAGGTCAGATGAACGTCTACTTCCCCGCCGACACCATCCTGCCGGTGCCCTGCGTGGCGTCCATCGACGACTACGAGTGGGGCGAGCGCGGCATCATCTACTACCTGCGCCGCGCGGACCAGTCGTTCGGCGAGCCGCTGGCCGCCCGCTTCGAACAGGAGGCCCGGGGCGACAACAATCCGCTGCGGGGCCTGGTGCTCAACGCGACGGTCGACAGCGGCCGCCTGGCGATGTCGACGGTGAAGGCGTCGGGCGCCTCCCGGGCCGACGTGGTGCTGCCGGAGGCCGTCTGGACGGAACTCGACCTGTTCCTGTCGACCACCACCACCCGCCGGGAACTGCTGCAACGCCTGGGCCTGGGAACGTCACGCGGCCTGCTGCTCACCGGCGCCCCCGGCGTCGGGAAGACGAGCGTCATCCGGGCCCTGGCGACGGAGCTGACCCAGCGGATGACGATCATCCTGGCCAGCAGCGAGGTGGTCACCGACTACATCCGTGAGCTCTACGACGACATCGAGCTGCTGGGGCCGACCGTCGTGGTCCTGGAGGACATCGACCTGATCACCGGCCGGCGGCGTGGCGGCGAGGTCTCGGCCCCGCTGACGGAGTTCCTCAACACGCTCGACGGCGTGCGGTCCCGGCAGGACGTCCTCACCGTCGCCACCACCAACGACCCGCTGGCCCTGGATGCCGCGGCCATCCGGCCCGGCCGCATCGACACCGTGCTGGAGATTCCCAAACCCGATCGGTCGGCGCGCGCCGACATGCTGCGGCTGTACCTCACCAGGATCGAGGAACGTTCCGGCGAGCAGGACCCGGGCGAACGACGCCGGATCGTCGGCGGGGTCGACGTCGACGCGGTGGCCGGCGCGGTGGACGACGTCAGCGGGGCCGATCTCCACGAGATCGTGCGGCGCACGGTCCTGGAGTTCGGCCAGGACCTGACGACGGAGCGGATGCTCGGCGTGGCCCGCGGCGGCCGGTGGAAGCCGGCGGCCCCCGTCGGCAACTACCTCTGA
- a CDS encoding 2-hydroxyacid dehydrogenase has protein sequence MPSTAQDTATDRGRTRVVFFSTQPYDRRFFTRINDERFVDDGFDLVFSRDRLTVESTALAAGADAVCVFVNDDVSAPVIEALRAAGVRTVLLRCAGFNNVDLDAARAAGIAVARVPAYSPEAVAEHAVTMLLTLNRKTHRAYNRVREGNFALDGLLGFTLHGKVAGVVGTGRIGVCAARILHGFGMQVLGSDPYRNPEFEKVGTYVEPDELFERSDVITLHSPLTADTYHLIGKQALDKMKDGVFLVNTSRGALVDTKQAIKALKSGKLGGLAIDVYEQEEALFFHDRSHSFIPDDVFARLSTFPNVLITGHQAFFTGEALDQISDVTLSNLRALVRGEDCPHLV, from the coding sequence ATGCCCTCCACCGCCCAGGACACCGCAACCGACCGGGGCCGCACCCGGGTCGTCTTTTTCAGCACCCAGCCGTACGACCGGCGGTTCTTCACCCGGATCAACGACGAGCGGTTCGTCGACGACGGTTTCGACCTGGTGTTCTCTCGCGACCGCCTGACCGTGGAGAGCACCGCGTTGGCCGCCGGAGCCGACGCCGTGTGCGTGTTCGTCAACGACGACGTCTCGGCGCCGGTCATCGAGGCCCTCCGCGCGGCAGGTGTGCGGACGGTGCTGCTGCGCTGCGCGGGCTTCAACAACGTCGACCTCGACGCGGCCAGGGCGGCCGGTATCGCGGTGGCCCGGGTGCCCGCGTACTCCCCCGAGGCGGTGGCCGAGCACGCGGTCACGATGCTGCTGACGCTCAACCGGAAGACCCACCGCGCCTACAACCGGGTCCGGGAAGGCAATTTCGCCCTCGACGGCCTCCTCGGATTCACCCTGCACGGGAAGGTGGCCGGGGTGGTCGGCACGGGCCGCATCGGCGTGTGTGCGGCGCGCATCCTGCACGGGTTCGGCATGCAGGTGCTCGGCAGCGACCCCTACCGCAACCCGGAGTTCGAGAAGGTCGGCACCTACGTCGAACCGGACGAGCTCTTCGAACGCTCGGACGTCATCACCCTGCACTCGCCGCTGACCGCGGACACCTACCACCTCATCGGCAAGCAGGCTCTGGACAAGATGAAGGACGGCGTCTTCCTGGTCAACACCTCCCGGGGCGCGCTCGTCGACACCAAGCAGGCGATCAAGGCGCTGAAGTCCGGCAAGCTCGGTGGGTTGGCGATCGATGTCTACGAGCAGGAGGAGGCGTTGTTCTTCCACGACCGGTCGCACAGCTTCATTCCCGACGACGTCTTCGCCCGGCTCAGCACCTTCCCGAACGTGCTCATCACCGGGCACCAGGCGTTCTTCACGGGTGAGGCGCTCGATCAGATCTCGGACGTCACGCTGTCCAACCTGCGGGCGCTGGTCCGTGGCGAGGACTGCCCACACCTGGTGTGA
- a CDS encoding Dps family protein — protein MAKSLPKYTVPSLSVEEGATVATLLQDRLNALNDLALTLKHIHWNVVGPHFIAVHEMLDPQVDAVRAMVDAVAERIATLGSSPTGTPGALVAERKWDDYSIGRADAIAHLGALDLVYDGVIGDHREAAEKAGEIDTVTEDLLVGHLHDLELFHWFVRAHLESASGSLQTGGEKTEKAAAGAAEQVAANGSAG, from the coding sequence ATGGCCAAGAGCCTGCCGAAGTACACCGTGCCGTCGTTGTCCGTGGAGGAGGGCGCGACCGTCGCCACGCTCCTGCAGGACCGGCTGAACGCCCTCAACGACCTGGCGCTGACGCTCAAGCACATCCACTGGAACGTCGTCGGCCCGCACTTCATCGCCGTCCACGAGATGCTCGACCCGCAGGTCGACGCCGTCCGCGCGATGGTCGACGCGGTGGCCGAGCGGATCGCCACCCTGGGTTCCTCGCCGACCGGCACCCCGGGTGCCCTGGTCGCCGAGCGCAAGTGGGACGACTACTCCATCGGCCGGGCCGACGCGATCGCGCACCTGGGCGCCCTGGACCTGGTCTACGACGGGGTCATCGGCGATCACCGCGAGGCCGCCGAGAAGGCCGGCGAGATCGACACCGTCACCGAGGACCTGCTCGTCGGGCACCTGCACGATCTGGAGCTGTTCCACTGGTTCGTCCGTGCGCACCTCGAGTCGGCGTCCGGCTCGCTGCAGACCGGCGGCGAGAAGACCGAGAAGGCGGCCGCCGGTGCGGCCGAGCAGGTCGCGGCGAACGGTTCCGCCGGCTGA
- a CDS encoding urea amidolyase family protein, producing MGDRAVLLDLAAATAAGGPTVPGTVAATLRSDSGPLTGAGIVDVVPAASTVLVRFASGPGTRPPAPDMSEVLLARALAAVAAGQPHPASVPAVEVSADELIVPVRYDGPDLAEVAELTGLTVDEVVAAHSGTVWTAAFVGFAPGFAYLTGGDPRLQVPRRTQSRPSIPAGSVALAGEWSAVYPRESPGGWQLIGATDLTLWDAAAEPPARIRPGHRVRFVSSTHPIAVASVASSEKASATTAVGSGDGPVLVVVRPGPMALVQDAGRHGRAADGVGPSGPADRQAHARANELVGNDPGAAAVECTLGGLTVRADGADLLVAVTGAVTPATVDGADAPVEEPFFLPDGATLRLRVPQTGLRTYLAVRGTFDTAEVLGSRSTDTLAGLGPAPLTAGSRLAVGDPGERSAVASTAAAPMPPGVGTAVLPVCFGPRDHWFTEPTALLHGEWVVSPQSNRVALRLDRPVDAAPDEVPPLTRSRTGELPSEGLVRGAIQVPPSGQPVLFLADHPLTGGYPVIAVVLDADVDRAGQLRPGQRLRFTTD from the coding sequence ATGGGCGACCGGGCGGTACTGCTCGACCTCGCCGCCGCGACCGCGGCCGGCGGTCCGACCGTTCCGGGCACGGTGGCCGCGACGCTACGGTCCGACAGCGGGCCGCTGACGGGCGCTGGCATCGTCGACGTGGTGCCTGCGGCGAGCACCGTGCTGGTCCGATTCGCATCCGGACCGGGCACCCGGCCGCCGGCCCCGGACATGTCGGAGGTGCTGCTCGCCCGGGCGCTCGCGGCCGTCGCGGCCGGCCAGCCCCATCCCGCATCCGTTCCCGCCGTGGAGGTATCGGCCGACGAGCTGATCGTCCCCGTCCGATATGACGGCCCGGACCTGGCCGAGGTGGCCGAGCTGACCGGCCTGACGGTCGACGAGGTGGTCGCGGCCCACAGCGGGACGGTGTGGACGGCGGCGTTCGTCGGCTTTGCGCCCGGCTTCGCCTACCTGACCGGTGGGGACCCGCGTCTGCAGGTGCCGCGTCGCACCCAGTCCCGGCCGTCGATCCCGGCCGGGTCCGTGGCCCTGGCCGGCGAGTGGTCCGCGGTGTACCCCCGCGAGTCACCCGGCGGCTGGCAGCTCATCGGCGCGACGGACCTCACCCTGTGGGACGCGGCGGCCGAGCCCCCGGCCCGGATCCGGCCCGGTCACCGGGTGCGGTTCGTTTCGTCGACCCACCCGATCGCGGTCGCGTCCGTTGCCTCGTCCGAGAAGGCTTCGGCGACAACGGCTGTCGGGAGTGGTGATGGTCCGGTCTTGGTCGTGGTGCGGCCCGGCCCAATGGCCCTGGTGCAGGACGCCGGTCGCCACGGACGCGCCGCCGACGGGGTCGGACCGTCCGGCCCGGCCGATCGACAGGCCCACGCCCGAGCCAACGAGCTGGTCGGCAACGACCCCGGGGCGGCCGCGGTGGAGTGCACGCTGGGCGGCCTGACGGTCCGGGCCGACGGCGCCGATCTGCTCGTCGCGGTGACCGGCGCCGTCACCCCGGCCACCGTCGACGGCGCGGACGCGCCCGTCGAGGAGCCGTTCTTTCTGCCGGATGGCGCGACCCTGCGCCTGCGTGTCCCGCAGACCGGTCTGCGCACCTATCTCGCCGTGCGCGGAACATTCGACACCGCAGAGGTTCTCGGGTCGAGGAGTACCGACACGTTGGCCGGTCTCGGGCCGGCACCGTTGACGGCTGGTTCCCGGTTGGCGGTCGGTGACCCCGGCGAACGGTCCGCTGTCGCCAGCACCGCGGCCGCACCGATGCCGCCCGGCGTCGGAACGGCCGTGCTGCCAGTGTGTTTCGGGCCGCGGGACCACTGGTTCACCGAGCCGACCGCGCTGCTGCACGGCGAGTGGGTGGTGTCCCCGCAGAGCAACCGCGTCGCATTGCGGCTGGACCGGCCGGTGGACGCCGCACCCGACGAGGTGCCGCCCCTGACGCGCTCCCGCACCGGCGAGCTGCCCAGCGAAGGCCTGGTGCGCGGCGCCATCCAGGTGCCGCCCAGCGGTCAGCCGGTGCTGTTCCTGGCCGATCATCCATTGACCGGCGGCTACCCGGTGATCGCCGTGGTGCTCGACGCGGACGTCGATCGGGCCGGGCAGCTGCGGCCCGGGCAGCGGCTGCGCTTCACGACTGACTGA
- a CDS encoding YbdD/YjiX family protein translates to MNDAGGRPAAGDGDARPASGVPWRRWWDGLRWWTNGVVGQSAYTTYVEHLRRRHPEAPIPDERQFWRDKYEQMDRNPGARCC, encoded by the coding sequence ATGAACGATGCCGGCGGCCGACCGGCCGCCGGCGACGGGGATGCCCGGCCGGCGTCGGGCGTGCCCTGGCGGCGCTGGTGGGACGGGCTCCGCTGGTGGACGAACGGCGTGGTCGGCCAGTCGGCCTACACCACCTACGTCGAGCACCTGCGCCGTCGGCACCCCGAGGCCCCGATCCCGGACGAACGGCAGTTCTGGCGGGACAAGTACGAGCAGATGGACCGGAACCCGGGGGCCCGCTGCTGCTGA